The Conexivisphaera calida genome includes a region encoding these proteins:
- the radA gene encoding DNA repair and recombination protein RadA → MVASEEGDSSKDVDLASLPGVGPVTKQKLMDAGIKTVMDLASRGVGEVSDALGGDMSKASELINKAREKLVELGLLPKDFMTARQLLSMREKVARITTGSKNLDRLLGGGVESSAVTEFYGEFGTGKTQICSTLAVTVQLPPESGGLSAGAIYIDTEGTFRPERISEIADHRGLDPTHVLENILVARAYNSAHQELIIRELGDYLRDGKYKLVILDSAVAHYRAEYAGRGTLAERQQRLNLLMHQLLRLAESYNIAAVITNQVMATPDMFFGDPTRPAGGHVVAHTVTYRVYLRKSGKNRIARMIDSPYHPETEVVFMVDEHGVYDPEEQPKKK, encoded by the coding sequence ATGGTAGCGAGTGAGGAGGGAGACTCCTCCAAGGACGTGGATCTGGCAAGCCTGCCCGGCGTGGGACCGGTCACCAAGCAGAAGCTGATGGATGCCGGGATAAAGACGGTGATGGACCTTGCCAGCCGGGGGGTCGGCGAGGTGTCGGATGCCCTCGGAGGTGACATGTCCAAGGCATCAGAGCTCATAAACAAGGCGAGGGAGAAGCTGGTCGAGCTGGGGCTCCTGCCCAAGGACTTCATGACTGCGAGGCAGCTCCTGAGCATGCGTGAGAAGGTGGCGCGCATAACCACGGGCTCCAAGAACCTGGACAGGCTCCTCGGGGGCGGCGTCGAGTCCAGCGCAGTGACGGAGTTCTACGGCGAGTTCGGAACTGGAAAGACACAGATATGCAGCACGCTGGCGGTCACTGTTCAGCTTCCCCCGGAGAGCGGAGGACTGAGCGCGGGCGCGATCTACATAGATACTGAGGGCACGTTCAGGCCTGAGAGGATCTCAGAGATAGCTGACCACAGGGGGCTTGATCCAACGCACGTATTGGAGAACATCCTGGTGGCCAGGGCCTACAACAGCGCGCACCAGGAGCTCATAATAAGGGAACTCGGGGATTACCTGAGGGACGGCAAGTACAAGCTTGTGATACTGGATTCGGCGGTGGCGCATTATAGAGCGGAATACGCGGGGAGGGGGACGCTCGCCGAGAGACAGCAGCGCCTGAACCTGCTCATGCATCAGCTGCTGAGGCTCGCCGAGAGCTACAACATAGCGGCGGTCATAACGAACCAAGTCATGGCCACGCCCGACATGTTCTTCGGAGACCCAACGAGGCCGGCCGGCGGGCACGTGGTGGCGCACACCGTGACCTACAGGGTTTATCTGCGCAAGTCAGGCAAAAACAGGATAGCTAGGATGATTGATAGCCCGTATCATCCGGAGACGGAAGTCGTATTCATGGTGGACGAACACGGCGTATATGATCCCGAGGAGCAGCCGAAGAAGAAATAG
- a CDS encoding fibrillarin-like rRNA/tRNA 2'-O-methyltransferase, with translation MTRVKPDDVRPGLYWVELGGREQPATKNLSPGISVYGEQLISHEGAEYRLWDPYRSKLAGAILNGLKGYPLAPGRRVLYLGASTGTTVSHVSDIVDVAGVVFAVEVSHRVARELLERVVKYRRNVIPIVEDARRPERYGFVYGKVDLVYSDIAQQDQTEIAISNARKYLKPGGDMLLIIKARSIDVTKEPGDVVKGEVDRLRSSGFNVSEVVDLAPYDKDHAIVSARMA, from the coding sequence TTGACCAGGGTGAAGCCGGACGATGTCCGCCCAGGTCTCTACTGGGTCGAGCTCGGAGGGAGGGAACAGCCGGCCACCAAGAATCTGTCGCCCGGCATATCCGTCTATGGGGAACAGCTGATATCACATGAGGGCGCCGAGTATCGTCTGTGGGATCCGTACAGGAGTAAGCTGGCCGGCGCCATACTGAACGGCCTGAAGGGGTACCCACTGGCCCCAGGTCGCCGCGTGCTTTACCTGGGCGCCTCGACCGGCACCACCGTCAGCCATGTCTCCGACATAGTGGACGTCGCGGGCGTGGTCTTCGCGGTCGAGGTCTCGCACCGCGTGGCGAGGGAACTTCTGGAGAGGGTGGTCAAGTACAGGAGGAATGTGATACCAATAGTTGAGGACGCCAGGAGACCCGAGCGCTACGGGTTTGTGTACGGAAAGGTGGATCTGGTGTACTCGGACATAGCCCAGCAGGATCAGACCGAGATAGCGATATCGAACGCCAGAAAGTACCTCAAGCCCGGCGGCGACATGCTGCTCATAATCAAGGCCCGCAGTATAGACGTGACGAAGGAGCCGGGCGATGTCGTCAAGGGCGAAGTCGACAGGTTGAGGTCCTCAGGATTCAATGTATCTGAGGTCGTGGACCTCGCGCCCTACGACAAGGACCACGCGATAGTCAGTGCGAGAATGGCGTGA
- a CDS encoding NOP5/NOP56 family protein, producing the protein MKATLYATEAGVVMLDETGNVIYSAKYAGDPYQKYRLAMAGIRVEEVDEAVKKAADSGFGELESNAPGSAALAESLGMVFIQVDNPELDKRIELMMKASLISSEEEARDLLREFALRVSEERIKAEAARLDLHAMQMVSAVDELDREINVLAARVREWYGLHFPELDDILQDPRLYVRLVSALGRRDNFTSERIVELGVPKSRATAVEEALKRTKGAEIRDEELALLQSLASDAYDLYQLRNRLSNKLEEVMSQIAPNVTSLVGAAIGARLLVRAGSLDNLAKMPASTIQVLGAEKALFRALKKGGRPPKHGVIFQHPSIHSAPKWQRGKIARAIAAKLAIAARIDRYSGVLDPALKEKLEKRIQEIKEKYAKPPEREGRRPERGERGARPRRGDRREMPRRWRH; encoded by the coding sequence TTGAAGGCCACGCTGTACGCAACCGAGGCCGGCGTCGTGATGCTCGATGAAACCGGGAACGTGATATATTCCGCCAAATACGCTGGGGATCCGTATCAGAAGTATCGCCTCGCTATGGCCGGAATCAGAGTGGAGGAGGTGGACGAGGCCGTGAAGAAGGCAGCCGACTCCGGCTTCGGAGAGCTCGAGTCGAATGCGCCGGGGAGCGCAGCGCTAGCGGAATCCCTGGGCATGGTCTTCATTCAAGTCGATAACCCGGAGCTTGACAAGAGGATTGAGCTTATGATGAAGGCGTCACTCATATCCTCCGAGGAGGAGGCGCGGGACCTGCTGAGGGAGTTCGCGCTGAGGGTCAGCGAGGAGAGGATAAAGGCGGAGGCCGCCCGTCTCGACCTGCACGCCATGCAGATGGTGTCCGCAGTGGACGAGCTCGACAGGGAGATAAACGTCCTGGCCGCGCGCGTGAGGGAATGGTACGGCCTTCACTTTCCGGAGCTGGACGACATACTGCAGGACCCGAGGCTCTACGTGAGGCTCGTGTCCGCGCTGGGTCGCAGGGACAACTTCACATCTGAGCGCATAGTTGAACTAGGGGTTCCCAAGTCGAGGGCCACGGCAGTCGAGGAGGCGCTCAAGAGGACGAAGGGAGCTGAGATAAGGGACGAGGAACTTGCACTCCTCCAGTCACTGGCATCTGATGCGTATGACCTATACCAACTCAGGAATCGCCTCTCGAACAAGTTGGAGGAGGTCATGTCGCAGATAGCGCCCAACGTGACGAGTCTGGTGGGAGCTGCCATAGGTGCAAGGTTACTGGTCAGGGCCGGGAGCCTAGATAACCTGGCCAAGATGCCAGCAAGCACAATACAGGTACTGGGCGCCGAGAAGGCGCTCTTCAGGGCGCTCAAGAAGGGCGGCAGGCCCCCGAAGCATGGTGTGATATTCCAGCACCCATCTATACATAGTGCGCCCAAGTGGCAGCGCGGCAAGATAGCTAGGGCAATAGCCGCTAAACTGGCGATAGCCGCCCGCATAGATCGCTATTCCGGCGTGCTCGATCCTGCGCTCAAGGAGAAGTTGGAGAAGAGGATCCAGGAGATAAAGGAGAAGTACGCTAAGCCTCCCGAGAGGGAGGGCAGAAGACCCGAGAGAGGGGAGAGGGGGGCAAGGCCCAGGAGGGGTGACAGAAGGGAGATGCCTAGGAGGTGGCGGCATTGA
- a CDS encoding 30S ribosomal protein S30e, which yields MPTHGSITKAGKVRSQTPKIPPRPRTYPAPRVSFRNKYRKRYELGRKPGQVWITSH from the coding sequence ATGCCAACGCATGGGAGCATAACTAAGGCTGGAAAGGTCAGAAGCCAGACCCCTAAGATACCACCCAGGCCGAGGACTTATCCAGCGCCTAGGGTGAGCTTCAGGAACAAGTACAGGAAGAGATACGAGCTGGGCAGGAAACCCGGCCAGGTCTGGATCACATCCCACTGA
- the yjjX gene encoding inosine/xanthosine triphosphatase: MLVAVASKNPVKVEAAELVFSSAFGDVSIRSSGAPPGLAPQPMSLDDTVRGAVARAAWACDEISDAAYCVGLESGIMKIDEVWYAITVAVVRARDGRSSMGLGPAYPLPRRIAEIILSEGLELEEAMDRLYSTRNLGEREGAVGIFSRGMSSRLELCAQAVKMALLPFMSPDDYS, encoded by the coding sequence ATGCTCGTCGCAGTTGCGTCCAAGAATCCTGTGAAGGTGGAGGCCGCCGAACTGGTGTTCTCGTCCGCCTTCGGTGACGTCTCCATAAGATCGAGTGGAGCTCCTCCCGGGTTAGCGCCCCAGCCCATGTCGCTCGATGATACCGTGAGGGGCGCCGTGGCAAGAGCTGCCTGGGCGTGTGATGAGATATCCGATGCTGCATACTGCGTTGGCTTGGAGTCGGGCATCATGAAGATCGATGAAGTGTGGTACGCGATCACCGTGGCGGTGGTGCGCGCGAGGGATGGCAGGTCATCCATGGGGCTGGGCCCGGCGTATCCCCTCCCGAGGAGGATCGCCGAGATCATTTTGTCGGAGGGGCTCGAACTTGAGGAAGCAATGGATCGCCTCTACAGCACGCGCAACCTGGGGGAACGTGAGGGCGCCGTTGGGATTTTCTCCAGAGGTATGTCGAGCAGACTGGAGCTCTGCGCACAGGCCGTGAAAATGGCCCTTCTACCGTTCATGTCGCCGGATGATT